One part of the Lotus japonicus ecotype B-129 chromosome 2, LjGifu_v1.2 genome encodes these proteins:
- the LOC130736054 gene encoding glutathione S-transferase T2-like yields the protein MVPKIQLILCIHHHHHQTPIALKLVAVVKKYLKHNLKVWLMSLMRLLSLLKEMARNPKKQRLKWCENDDIILLQTWLNISKDSVTGTDQKAETFWRRIEHQYNKYRKVGSPERQWSQLKSRFHTLSKAVSTFVGCYKKVTNPPKSGYSERDIMADACSLYNAMEKTKTFNFEHAWRVLKDEPKWKGEAMPIYSQQSQHSTDGVHTSIDGSEHEVVQIFSRPPGQKDMKAKAKATTTSNNEQKMAEAESLVKEKEERMARLERLKKNDQLKMLNDILLQDTSNMNEEQLADFKNICVYTRRQLEDLFKE from the coding sequence ATGGTTCCCAAAATCCAACTCATTTTGTGcatccatcaccaccaccaccaaactcCTATAGCCCTCAAATTAGTAGCAGTAGTGAAAAAGTACCTGAAACACAATTTGAAGGTATGGTTGATGAGCTTGATGAGACTACTTTCCCTGCTAAAGGAGATGGCCAGAAACCCAAAAAAACAACGCTTGAAATGGTGCGAAAATGACGATATAATTCTTCTCCAGACATGGCTCAACATTTCAAAGGATTCGGTAACAGGAACTGATCAAAAGGCTGAAACCTTTTGGCGGAGGATTGAACATCAATACAACAAGTACCGCAAAGTAGGTTCTCCTGAGAGGCAATGGTCTCAACTGAAGTCTCGCTTTCATACATTGAGTAAAGCGGTCTCAACTTTTGTCGGTTGCTACAAGAAAGTTACCAACCCTCCGAAGAGCGGCTACTCTGAGAGAGATATCATGGCTGATGCATGTTCATTGTATAATGCAATGGAAAAGACTAAAACATTCAATTTTGAGCATGCATGGCGGGTGTTGAAAGATGAACCCAAGTGGAAAGGAGAAGCAATGCCAATCTATTCTCAGCAGTCACAACATTCTACTGATGGGGTGCACACATCAATCGATGGTTCAGAACATGAGGTAGTACAAATATTTTCCCGTCCACCAGGTCAGAAAGATATGAAGGCAAAGGCAAAGGCTACAACAACTTCCAACAATGAACAAAAGATGGCAGAGGCGGAATCTCTTGTCAAGGAAAAAGAGGAAAGGATGGCAAGACTTGAGCGTTTAAAGAAGAATGACCAGCTGAAGATGTTAAATGATATCCTTCTCCAAGACACATCTAACATGAATGAGGAACAATTAGCAGATTTTAAGAACATATGTGTGTACACTAGGCGCCAGTTAGAGGACTTGTTTAAGGAATAA
- the LOC130737585 gene encoding uncharacterized protein LOC130737585 isoform X2, translated as MDPNDILDFDAFYEEMVEDYMNDTSAEDYLRMVQESQQQSDDTVRRRRKVIERSREEGHNRLFNDYFSETPVFTETKFRRRFRMRRELFLRIVEALGNHDNYFQMRVDTIRKKGLSPLQKCTAAIRMLAYGSPADNLDEYVRIGESTAIECLERFVTGVNEIFGAQYLRRPNKEDTTRLLQMGESRGFPAPEVHYEVNRTQYHMGYYLADGIYPEWATFVKTIPMPQGEKRQLFAKAQEGARKCKTQVFKLMLSE; from the exons ATGGATCCGAACGATATACTCGACTTTGATGCCTTTTATGAAGAAATGGTAGAGGATTATATGAATGACACAAGTGCAGAAGATTACTTGAGGATGGTGCAAGAGAGCCAACAACAATCTGATGACACCGTTAGGCGAAGAAGAAAGGTGATAGAGCGATCCCGTGAAGAAGGTCACAATCGATTGTTCAACGACTACTTTTCTGAAACCCCTGTATTCACAGAAACCAAATTCCGACGAAGGTTTCGAATGCGAAGGGAGTTATTTCTTAGAATTGTAGAAGCACTTGGCAATCATGACAATTATTTTCAAATGAGGGTTGATACCATACGTAAAAAAGGTCTttcaccattacaaaagtgcaccGCCGCTATTCGTATGTTGGCATACGGATCACCTGCTGACAATCTGGATGAGTATGTAAgaattggtgaaagtactgcaattgagtgctTAGAGAGATTTGTAACGGGTGTGAATGAAATATTTGGAGCCCAGTACTTGAGGAGACCGAACAAAGAGGACACTACACGCCTACTACAAATGGGGGAGTCTCGTGGATTTCCAG CTCCTGAAGTGCACTACGAGGTGAACAGAACACAATATCATATGGGTTACTATCTAGCGGATGGTATCTATCCCGAGTGGGCTACATTTGTCAAGACAATCCCAATGccacaaggagaaaaaagacaattgtttgccaaagcacaagaaggagcaagaaagtgtaagacccaagtttttaagcttatgcttagtgaataa
- the LOC130737585 gene encoding uncharacterized protein LOC130737585 isoform X1, with the protein MDPNDILDFDAFYEEMVEDYMNDTSAEDYLRMVQESQQQSDDTVRRRRKVIERSREEGHNRLFNDYFSETPVFTETKFRRRFRMRRELFLRIVEALGNHDNYFQMRVDTIRKKGLSPLQKCTAAIRMLAYGSPADNLDEYVRIGESTAIECLERFVTGVNEIFGAQYLRRPNKEDTTRLLQMGESRGFPGMLGSIDCMHWEWKNCPVAWKGQYSRGDHGKPTIMLEAVASQDLWIWHAFFGIAVSNNDINVLNQSDVFNNVLNGTAPEVHYEVNRTQYHMGYYLADGIYPEWATFVKTIPMPQGEKRQLFAKAQEGARKCKTQVFKLMLSE; encoded by the coding sequence ATGGATCCGAACGATATACTCGACTTTGATGCCTTTTATGAAGAAATGGTAGAGGATTATATGAATGACACAAGTGCAGAAGATTACTTGAGGATGGTGCAAGAGAGCCAACAACAATCTGATGACACCGTTAGGCGAAGAAGAAAGGTGATAGAGCGATCCCGTGAAGAAGGTCACAATCGATTGTTCAACGACTACTTTTCTGAAACCCCTGTATTCACAGAAACCAAATTCCGACGAAGGTTTCGAATGCGAAGGGAGTTATTTCTTAGAATTGTAGAAGCACTTGGCAATCATGACAATTATTTTCAAATGAGGGTTGATACCATACGTAAAAAAGGTCTttcaccattacaaaagtgcaccGCCGCTATTCGTATGTTGGCATACGGATCACCTGCTGACAATCTGGATGAGTATGTAAgaattggtgaaagtactgcaattgagtgctTAGAGAGATTTGTAACGGGTGTGAATGAAATATTTGGAGCCCAGTACTTGAGGAGACCGAACAAAGAGGACACTACACGCCTACTACAAATGGGGGAGTCTCGTGGATTTCCAGGTATGTTGGGTTCCATTGACTgtatgcattgggaatggaaAAATTGTCCAGTTGCATGGAAAGGTCAGTATTCTCGAGGTGATCATGGCAAAcccacaatcatgcttgaagcagtggcatcacaagacttgtggatttggcatGCTTTTTTTGGCATTGCAGTTTCTAACAATGATATCAATGTGCTAAACCAATCTGATGTGTTTAACAATGTGTTGAATGGCACAGCTCCTGAAGTGCACTACGAGGTGAACAGAACACAATATCATATGGGTTACTATCTAGCGGATGGTATCTATCCCGAGTGGGCTACATTTGTCAAGACAATCCCAATGccacaaggagaaaaaagacaattgtttgccaaagcacaagaaggagcaagaaagtgtaagacccaagtttttaagcttatgcttagtgaataa